The Geodermatophilaceae bacterium NBWT11 genome has a segment encoding these proteins:
- a CDS encoding flagellar hook capping protein has translation MDKDTFLKLLVAQMKYQDPEKPTDSSAFITQTAAYSQVEALQNISDQNTSMLAMQRATSAGALVGKSVSYTATDGTTTTGTVSSVRIATASTEAQATVNGVAVPVGRLTTITA, from the coding sequence ATGGACAAGGACACGTTCCTCAAGCTGCTGGTCGCCCAGATGAAGTACCAGGACCCGGAGAAGCCGACCGACTCCAGCGCCTTCATCACCCAGACCGCGGCGTACTCGCAGGTCGAGGCCCTGCAGAACATCTCCGACCAGAACACCTCGATGCTCGCCATGCAGCGGGCCACCAGCGCCGGCGCCCTGGTCGGGAAGTCCGTGAGCTACACGGCCACCGACGGGACGACCACGACCGGCACGGTCAGCTCCGTGCGGATCGCCACCGCCTCCACCGAGGCCCAGGCCACCGTCAACGGGGTCGCCGTCCCCGTCGGCCGGCTCACCACCATCACCGCCTGA
- a CDS encoding transglycosylase SLT domain-containing protein, with the protein MAAFAGASPASAQAWLSAASAAGLSTSATTAATPTATGSVSGENAVVDAAKNYLGVPYLWGGTDPAKGLDCSGFTQRVFADLGISIPRTSSQQATAGTAVAGLADARPGDLVFFDNSSSRAGIDHVGLYLGDGKMIAAPQQGDVVKIQDVGTPTVIRRVLPTTSVATPAAGGSGLAGVPYSDLFASAGARWGVSPALLAGVAKVESGFDSTAVSGAGAQGLMQFMPGTAAGLGVNALDPASAVNGAAQYLSQLTRQFGSTDLALAAYNAGPGAVSSAGGIPPYPETQAYVRKVTAAAAAYA; encoded by the coding sequence ATGGCCGCCTTCGCCGGTGCCTCCCCCGCCTCCGCGCAGGCCTGGCTGTCGGCAGCCTCCGCCGCGGGCCTGAGCACCTCGGCGACCACGGCCGCGACACCGACGGCGACCGGGTCGGTCTCCGGGGAGAACGCCGTCGTCGACGCCGCGAAGAACTACCTCGGCGTGCCCTACCTGTGGGGCGGCACCGACCCGGCCAAGGGCCTGGACTGCTCCGGGTTCACCCAGCGGGTGTTCGCCGACCTGGGCATCTCCATCCCGCGGACGTCGTCCCAGCAGGCCACCGCGGGCACCGCGGTCGCCGGCCTCGCCGACGCCCGGCCCGGTGACCTCGTCTTCTTCGACAACAGCTCCTCGCGGGCCGGCATCGACCACGTCGGCCTCTACCTCGGCGACGGCAAGATGATCGCCGCCCCGCAGCAGGGTGACGTGGTCAAGATCCAGGACGTGGGGACGCCGACCGTCATCCGCCGGGTGCTGCCCACGACGTCCGTGGCCACGCCCGCCGCCGGCGGGAGCGGCCTCGCCGGCGTCCCGTACAGCGACCTGTTCGCCTCCGCGGGTGCCCGATGGGGCGTCTCCCCCGCCCTGCTCGCCGGGGTGGCGAAGGTCGAGTCCGGCTTCGACTCCACCGCGGTGAGCGGTGCCGGGGCCCAGGGGCTCATGCAGTTCATGCCGGGGACGGCGGCCGGCCTGGGCGTGAACGCCCTCGACCCGGCGTCGGCGGTCAACGGCGCCGCGCAGTACCTGAGCCAGCTGACACGCCAGTTCGGCTCCACCGACCTCGCGCTGGCCGCCTACAACGCCGGCCCGGGCGCGGTGTCCTCGGCAGGCGGCATCCCGCCGTACCCGGAGACGCAGGCCTACGTCCGCAAGGTCACCGCGGCTGCGGCGGCCTACGCGTGA
- a CDS encoding FliO/MopB family protein gives MTWMIVRLVLSLAFVAGVLWFAARLAKKRGLGGGHGLIEVVARQRMGRSSTVSVLRVADRVLVVGATEEQVTLLAEMDAEVVEDALAEADAEREARALAHRESRQAAVAARAAARRPAGELGTGETPVVGLPPVPGARRTRHAPAAGRHGGVAQGTGLLAGSVFDRAAWTSVVEGLRDRTVRRP, from the coding sequence ATGACCTGGATGATCGTCCGGCTGGTCCTGTCGCTGGCCTTCGTCGCCGGCGTGCTGTGGTTCGCCGCCCGGCTGGCCAAGAAGCGCGGGCTCGGCGGCGGCCACGGGCTCATCGAGGTCGTCGCGCGCCAGCGGATGGGCCGCAGCAGCACCGTCAGCGTGCTGCGGGTGGCCGACCGGGTGCTCGTGGTCGGGGCCACCGAGGAGCAGGTCACCCTGCTCGCCGAGATGGACGCCGAGGTCGTCGAGGACGCCCTCGCCGAGGCCGATGCCGAGCGGGAGGCGCGCGCGCTGGCCCACCGGGAGTCCCGGCAGGCCGCCGTCGCCGCGCGGGCAGCGGCCCGCCGGCCGGCCGGTGAGCTCGGCACCGGCGAGACCCCCGTCGTCGGGCTGCCCCCGGTGCCCGGTGCGCGGCGCACCCGGCACGCCCCGGCCGCCGGCCGGCACGGCGGGGTCGCCCAGGGCACCGGTCTGCTCGCCGGGTCGGTCTTCGACCGGGCCGCCTGGACCTCGGTCGTCGAGGGTCTGCGCGACCGCACGGTGCGCCGCCCGTGA
- the fliN gene encoding flagellar motor switch protein FliN, with product MSTSTDDAATISAAVVAAAQAAGALLPSTSRLTTGSAVDDPDIAPLPGSAPAAITARLSGEVSGDVVLVVAGPLVEALANSPVGKLDVAAAMRPALEAAAAVLGRVTVTSERMEEPEAALDGLRDKGVFLAVPLLADGEHQATLALQVTLPRPQTQRGSLELLRNVAMEVTVEIGRTRMTVQELLSLYPGEIVELDRAASAPADLLVNGTLIARGEVVVVDEEFGLRITEVVTDAAAVELGRQSA from the coding sequence GTGAGCACCAGCACCGACGACGCCGCCACCATCTCCGCCGCCGTCGTCGCCGCCGCGCAGGCCGCCGGCGCGCTGCTGCCCTCGACGTCCCGGCTGACCACCGGCTCGGCCGTGGACGACCCCGACATCGCCCCGCTGCCCGGCAGCGCACCGGCCGCGATCACCGCCCGGCTCTCCGGCGAGGTCTCCGGGGACGTCGTCCTCGTCGTCGCCGGCCCCCTCGTGGAGGCGCTGGCCAACTCCCCCGTCGGCAAGCTCGACGTCGCCGCCGCCATGCGTCCGGCGCTGGAGGCGGCCGCCGCCGTGCTCGGCCGGGTGACGGTGACCAGCGAGCGGATGGAGGAGCCCGAGGCCGCCCTGGACGGGTTGCGCGACAAGGGCGTGTTCCTCGCCGTCCCGCTGCTGGCCGACGGCGAGCACCAGGCCACCCTCGCCCTGCAGGTCACCCTGCCCCGGCCGCAGACCCAGCGCGGCAGCCTGGAGCTGCTGCGCAACGTGGCCATGGAGGTCACGGTCGAGATCGGCCGCACCCGGATGACGGTGCAGGAGCTGCTCTCCCTCTACCCCGGCGAGATCGTCGAGCTCGACCGCGCCGCCAGCGCACCGGCCGACCTGCTGGTCAACGGCACGCTGATCGCCCGCGGCGAGGTGGTCGTGGTCGACGAGGAGTTCGGGCTGCGGATCACCGAGGTGGTCACCGACGCCGCCGCCGTCGAGCTGGGGCGACAGTCCGCATGA
- a CDS encoding OmpA family protein, whose translation MSGHAPAGRRRAKPHEEEEHENHERWLVSFADMMTLLTAVFIVLYSISQVDQLKFAALASGLSESFGAPTSVLDTGSPTQDPGVLDALDSPMQINTTFDPTAQADPSEVDSAAAEAAAQHSAQVAAEAQATFDQLQAAQAAIAAALAAAGQPDSVEFQIDERGLVVHVVADQVLFGPEQADLRAEGGRVLDALAPTLAALPNDLRIEGHTNSLPVTAGGPFPSNWELSTARATTVLRHLAESDGLPEVRLSAAGFAATHPLLPDSDPASVSVNRRVDIVVLSDASTEANAQLPGLAAAAGRATTPQTVTPQTVTAQESTP comes from the coding sequence ATGAGCGGGCACGCGCCCGCCGGCCGCCGGCGCGCCAAGCCGCACGAGGAGGAGGAGCACGAGAACCACGAACGGTGGCTGGTCTCCTTCGCCGACATGATGACGCTGCTGACCGCCGTGTTCATCGTGCTGTACTCGATCAGCCAGGTCGACCAGCTCAAGTTCGCCGCCCTGGCCTCGGGCCTGTCGGAGAGCTTCGGCGCCCCCACCAGCGTGCTGGACACCGGTTCCCCCACCCAGGACCCGGGCGTGCTCGACGCGCTGGACTCGCCGATGCAGATCAACACGACCTTCGACCCGACCGCCCAGGCCGACCCGTCGGAGGTCGACAGCGCCGCCGCGGAGGCCGCCGCCCAGCACAGCGCCCAGGTGGCCGCGGAGGCCCAGGCGACCTTCGACCAGCTGCAGGCCGCCCAGGCCGCGATCGCCGCGGCCCTGGCCGCCGCCGGTCAGCCCGACTCGGTGGAGTTCCAGATCGACGAGCGCGGCCTGGTCGTGCACGTCGTGGCCGACCAGGTGCTCTTCGGGCCCGAGCAGGCCGACCTGCGCGCCGAGGGCGGCCGGGTGCTCGACGCCCTGGCCCCCACGCTGGCCGCGCTGCCCAACGACCTGCGCATCGAGGGGCACACCAACTCCCTGCCGGTCACCGCCGGCGGCCCGTTCCCGAGCAACTGGGAGCTGTCCACCGCCCGGGCGACGACGGTGCTGCGGCACCTGGCCGAGTCCGACGGCCTCCCCGAGGTCCGGCTGTCCGCCGCCGGGTTCGCCGCCACGCACCCCCTGCTGCCCGACTCCGACCCCGCGTCGGTCTCGGTCAACCGACGGGTCGACATCGTCGTCCTGTCCGACGCCTCCACCGAGGCCAACGCCCAGCTGCCCGGCCTCGCGGCCGCCGCCGGCCGCGCCACCACCCCCCAGACCGTCACCCCCCAGACCGTCACCGCCCAGGAGAGCACCCCGTGA
- a CDS encoding flagellar FlbD family protein, giving the protein MICLTRLNGEPFALNPDLIERVEAHPDTVISLTDDVRFLVRESLDDVLRSIRDYRADVLATAYAMDRGAYPALVAQPRPTATADHSVLAFPIREER; this is encoded by the coding sequence GTGATCTGCCTGACCCGCCTGAACGGGGAGCCGTTCGCGCTGAACCCCGATCTGATCGAGCGGGTCGAGGCACACCCCGACACCGTCATCTCCCTCACCGACGACGTCCGCTTCCTCGTCCGGGAGAGCCTCGACGACGTCCTGCGGTCCATCCGGGACTACCGCGCCGACGTGCTCGCCACCGCCTACGCCATGGACCGGGGCGCCTACCCGGCCCTGGTCGCCCAGCCGCGCCCCACGGCCACCGCCGACCACTCGGTGCTGGCCTTCCCGATCCGCGAGGAGCGCTGA
- the fliP gene encoding flagellar type III secretion system pore protein FliP (The bacterial flagellar biogenesis protein FliP forms a type III secretion system (T3SS)-type pore required for flagellar assembly.) → MTPSPHAARWAARAGVVLTGGATLLALAATAALAAPVDPTDPTAPVSPVVDGAGTGGLDISIGGDNPSSAITLILAITVLSVAPSLLLLVTSFTKIAVVLSLTRNALGLQSAPPNQVLTGLAFFLTLFVMGPVISDINEIAVQPYLDGQLSVGQAYDTGVEPLKDFLLANTRSDELKLMVGLSGEEAPADPQSTTMLTLVPAFVLSELKSAFIIGLVVFIPFLVLDMLVSAALMAMGMMMVPPVIVSLPFKLLLFVVVDGWALITTALVGSYSGSG, encoded by the coding sequence GTGACCCCCTCCCCGCACGCGGCCCGCTGGGCCGCCCGGGCCGGGGTCGTCCTCACCGGAGGGGCGACCCTGCTCGCCCTGGCCGCGACCGCGGCACTGGCCGCCCCGGTCGACCCGACCGACCCCACCGCCCCGGTCTCCCCCGTCGTGGACGGCGCGGGCACCGGCGGGCTGGACATCTCGATCGGTGGGGACAACCCGTCGAGCGCGATCACCCTGATCCTGGCGATCACCGTCCTGTCGGTGGCGCCGTCCCTGCTGCTGCTGGTCACCAGCTTCACCAAGATCGCCGTGGTGCTGTCGCTGACCCGCAACGCGCTGGGCCTGCAGAGCGCACCGCCCAACCAGGTGCTCACCGGCCTGGCCTTCTTCCTGACCCTGTTCGTGATGGGCCCGGTGATCAGCGACATCAACGAGATCGCCGTCCAGCCCTACCTGGACGGTCAGCTCTCGGTGGGCCAGGCCTACGACACCGGCGTCGAACCGCTCAAGGACTTCCTGCTGGCCAACACCCGCAGCGACGAGCTCAAGCTGATGGTCGGGCTGTCGGGCGAGGAGGCCCCGGCCGACCCGCAGTCGACCACCATGCTCACCCTGGTCCCGGCGTTCGTGCTCTCGGAGCTCAAGAGCGCGTTCATCATCGGGCTGGTCGTCTTCATCCCGTTCCTGGTGCTGGACATGCTGGTCAGCGCCGCGCTGATGGCGATGGGCATGATGATGGTGCCGCCGGTCATCGTGTCGCTGCCGTTCAAGCTGCTGCTGTTCGTCGTCGTCGACGGCTGGGCGCTCATCACCACCGCACTCGTCGGCTCCTACTCGGGCAGCGGTTGA
- a CDS encoding flagellar basal body protein FliL, translated as MSAATKTKPAKPAAETDEEEAAGGGKKKLVAIVLVALLAVGAALYFFVFAGGEAEAEPAPVPGAVLALDSVAVNLAGSGYLKVGITLQLTEEVGEEVPDGAMATDLVIETFSGAQLADVTGNREALKTALEQRIEEAYNHDGEHVVMGIYYTEYVTQ; from the coding sequence GTGAGCGCAGCCACGAAGACCAAGCCCGCCAAGCCGGCCGCCGAGACCGACGAGGAGGAGGCCGCCGGGGGTGGGAAGAAGAAGCTCGTCGCGATCGTGCTGGTCGCCCTGCTCGCCGTGGGTGCCGCGCTGTACTTCTTCGTCTTCGCCGGCGGTGAGGCCGAGGCCGAGCCCGCCCCGGTGCCCGGTGCGGTCCTCGCGCTGGACTCCGTGGCGGTCAACCTGGCCGGCAGCGGCTACCTCAAGGTCGGGATCACCCTGCAGCTGACCGAGGAGGTCGGCGAGGAGGTGCCCGACGGCGCCATGGCCACCGACCTCGTGATCGAGACCTTCTCCGGCGCCCAGCTCGCCGACGTCACCGGCAACCGCGAGGCGCTGAAGACCGCCCTCGAGCAGCGCATCGAGGAGGCTTACAACCACGACGGCGAGCACGTGGTGATGGGCATCTACTACACGGAGTACGTCACCCAGTAG
- a CDS encoding flagellar export protein FliJ codes for MKRTAFRLQPVLELRRAQERTAGVAAADAARTAAAGEEHALAVAASLGRARPPSGVDGAGFLAAMLGLQTLATDADDARASATATAEQAEAVRAAWTAAAQRTAALERLAERHRLAALRAELAAEERAVDDIVTGRHSRREEEESWRD; via the coding sequence GTGAAGCGCACCGCCTTCCGGCTGCAGCCGGTGCTCGAGCTGCGCCGGGCGCAGGAGCGCACGGCCGGGGTGGCCGCCGCCGACGCCGCGCGCACCGCGGCGGCGGGCGAGGAGCACGCCCTCGCCGTGGCCGCCAGCCTGGGCCGGGCCCGCCCGCCCTCGGGCGTGGACGGCGCCGGGTTCCTGGCCGCGATGCTCGGCCTGCAGACCCTGGCCACCGACGCCGACGACGCCCGGGCCAGTGCCACCGCGACGGCCGAACAGGCCGAGGCGGTGCGTGCGGCCTGGACCGCCGCCGCCCAGCGCACCGCGGCGCTGGAACGGCTCGCCGAACGCCACCGACTGGCCGCCCTGCGCGCCGAGCTCGCCGCCGAGGAGCGGGCCGTGGACGACATCGTGACCGGACGACACAGCAGGAGGGAGGAGGAGGAGTCGTGGAGGGACTGA
- a CDS encoding flagellar hook-length control protein FliK, giving the protein MHAHGVTPLPDVVAAGPAPAPAPSSTAPPVQAAEPGATPSVEGPARPRVDPAVPSTPGPTAPAPGGPAPTDPVLPAAAAATPATPVPAAATTHAPAPAPVETTAVTAAVATAVVAAVAVAVPGGSGGPAADDQADDRGSDPSTATVGGTPAAPATPAPAASSSAPVPAPRADAPPVAAQLTPQLLDLTSTDGTHTVTVVLAPESLGEVRVQLVVTGDQVQLTLASGQEHGRAALAEALPDLRRDLATAGLTVTTADVTGSTAGGPQTGSGWGGRPDGTDRWASRVPTGVPTADDDSGTTRTTGHTRDRSAAAGVDVRV; this is encoded by the coding sequence GTGCACGCTCATGGCGTCACCCCGCTCCCGGACGTGGTCGCGGCCGGGCCCGCCCCGGCCCCGGCGCCGTCCTCGACCGCCCCGCCCGTGCAGGCCGCCGAGCCGGGGGCCACCCCGTCCGTCGAGGGCCCTGCGCGTCCCCGCGTGGACCCCGCGGTCCCGTCGACCCCCGGGCCGACGGCCCCTGCGCCAGGTGGCCCGGCGCCCACCGACCCCGTCCTGCCCGCCGCCGCGGCGGCGACACCGGCCACCCCGGTGCCGGCCGCTGCCACCACGCACGCCCCGGCACCGGCGCCCGTCGAGACCACCGCGGTGACGGCTGCCGTCGCCACCGCCGTCGTCGCCGCCGTCGCCGTCGCCGTCCCGGGCGGCAGCGGAGGACCCGCAGCCGACGACCAGGCGGACGACCGCGGCTCCGACCCCAGCACCGCCACCGTGGGTGGCACACCGGCGGCACCGGCGACCCCCGCGCCCGCCGCGTCGTCGTCCGCGCCCGTGCCGGCACCGCGCGCCGACGCACCCCCGGTCGCCGCCCAGCTGACCCCCCAGCTGCTCGACCTGACCAGCACCGACGGCACGCACACCGTCACCGTCGTCCTCGCCCCGGAGTCCCTCGGCGAGGTGCGGGTGCAGCTGGTGGTGACCGGCGACCAGGTGCAGCTGACGCTGGCGTCCGGGCAGGAGCACGGCCGGGCGGCGCTGGCAGAGGCCCTGCCCGACCTGCGCCGTGACCTCGCCACGGCGGGCCTCACCGTCACCACCGCGGACGTCACGGGCAGCACGGCCGGTGGCCCGCAGACCGGGTCGGGCTGGGGCGGCCGGCCCGACGGCACAGACAGATGGGCGTCGAGGGTGCCGACCGGCGTCCCGACTGCCGATGACGACTCCGGCACCACCCGCACCACTGGCCACACCCGTGACCGGTCGGCTGCAGCCGGTGTCGACGTCCGCGTCTGA
- a CDS encoding flagellar motor switch protein FliM has protein sequence MASRRRRGEARSYDFRRPTKLSRDHVRVLHNALETFARQCATNLTQVLRTEVKLELGGIDQFAYDDYVEHLDNPVFMSVLSFEPLEGRGLLTWSLDVAMAMIDQLLGGSGAADQPQRPMTGMETRLTRYPVERVLHELALALRPIVRVDFGLEGFEYNPHLAQLAVGSETVVVASFSLSLGDRVTEATVMLPFAPLAPALHDATSPQLSSQAQRERTQATALLSARLGAVPVEVNARFRPLRVPSADLLTLAVGDVLLLRHPRDSPLEVTTNDVVFAHAVAGNHRRRLAAEIVATPTGTPTSKDTP, from the coding sequence ATGGCGTCCCGGCGCCGCCGCGGGGAGGCCCGCAGCTACGACTTCCGGCGGCCCACCAAGCTCTCCCGCGACCACGTGCGGGTGCTGCACAACGCGCTGGAGACCTTCGCGCGGCAGTGCGCCACCAACCTGACCCAGGTGCTGCGCACCGAGGTCAAGCTCGAGCTCGGCGGCATCGACCAGTTCGCCTACGACGACTACGTCGAGCACCTGGACAACCCGGTCTTCATGAGCGTGCTCAGCTTCGAGCCCCTGGAGGGCCGCGGGCTGCTCACCTGGTCCCTCGACGTGGCGATGGCCATGATCGACCAGCTGCTCGGCGGTTCCGGCGCGGCCGACCAGCCCCAGCGGCCGATGACCGGCATGGAGACGCGGCTCACCCGCTACCCCGTCGAGCGGGTGCTGCACGAGCTCGCCCTGGCGCTGCGGCCCATCGTCCGGGTGGACTTCGGCCTCGAGGGCTTCGAGTACAACCCGCACCTCGCCCAGCTGGCCGTGGGCTCGGAGACCGTCGTCGTCGCCTCGTTCTCGCTGTCGCTGGGCGACCGGGTCACCGAGGCGACCGTGATGCTGCCCTTCGCCCCGCTGGCCCCCGCGCTGCACGACGCCACCTCCCCCCAGCTGTCCAGCCAGGCCCAGCGGGAGCGCACCCAGGCCACCGCGCTGCTCTCGGCGCGGCTGGGCGCGGTGCCGGTCGAGGTCAACGCCCGGTTCCGGCCGCTGCGCGTGCCCAGCGCCGACCTGCTGACCCTCGCCGTCGGCGACGTCCTGCTGCTGCGCCACCCGCGGGACAGCCCGCTGGAGGTCACCACCAACGACGTCGTGTTCGCCCACGCCGTCGCCGGCAACCACCGCCGCCGCCTGGCCGCCGAGATCGTCGCCACCCCCACCGGCACCCCCACCTCGAAGGACACCCCGTGA
- a CDS encoding flagellar motor protein, producing MDPATLIGVAIALVAIIASMIMEGSSPMAIILLPPIILVFVGTFGAAIAGSTMADVKKLGTWFKMGLTPAAVPPATEQIQTLVTLAEKARKEGLLALESSIKAIEDPFLQRGLQMAVDGTDPEDLRTVLDSEIAAKKSEDKVAAKFFTAMGGYAPTIGIIGTVIGLIHVLENLNKPETLGHLIAAAFVATLWGVLSANVFWLPMAAKITRTSDLQAAQMNLLVEGISEIQAGTSPRTVRQKLTSLVPPSEVAAAAAAA from the coding sequence ATGGACCCGGCAACCCTGATCGGCGTCGCGATCGCACTGGTCGCGATCATCGCCTCGATGATCATGGAGGGCTCGTCCCCCATGGCCATCATCCTGCTGCCGCCCATCATCCTGGTCTTCGTCGGCACCTTCGGTGCCGCGATCGCCGGCTCCACGATGGCCGACGTCAAGAAGCTCGGCACCTGGTTCAAGATGGGCCTGACCCCCGCGGCCGTGCCCCCGGCCACCGAGCAGATCCAGACCCTGGTGACGCTGGCCGAGAAGGCCCGCAAGGAGGGCCTGCTGGCCCTGGAGTCCTCCATCAAGGCCATCGAGGACCCGTTCCTGCAGCGTGGTCTGCAGATGGCCGTGGACGGCACCGACCCCGAGGACCTGCGCACCGTCCTGGACAGCGAGATCGCCGCCAAGAAGAGCGAGGACAAGGTCGCGGCCAAGTTCTTCACCGCCATGGGCGGCTACGCCCCGACCATCGGCATCATCGGCACCGTCATCGGGCTCATCCACGTGCTGGAGAACCTGAACAAGCCCGAGACGCTGGGCCACCTCATCGCCGCCGCGTTCGTCGCGACGCTGTGGGGCGTGCTGTCGGCCAACGTCTTCTGGCTGCCCATGGCCGCCAAGATCACCCGCACCAGCGACCTCCAGGCCGCCCAGATGAACCTCCTCGTCGAGGGCATCTCGGAGATCCAGGCCGGCACCAGCCCGCGCACCGTGCGGCAGAAGCTGACCTCCCTGGTCCCGCCGAGCGAGGTCGCCGCCGCGGCAGCTGCGGCATGA
- a CDS encoding flagellar hook protein FlgE, translating to MLRSMFSAISGLRAHQTKMDTVANNIANVNTVGYKTSNTVFETTLTQVLRSGKSPDGLEGGANPAQVGLGVKLAAITTDFGQGKTQNTGRALDFMIQGDGFFVTESKGQQLFTRAGSFTFDGAGKLITADGAVLQGWMADPTTGAVSTSGPLQPLAVSYGSVKSPNQTATATIAGSLALPPTAAGATENPSVTTATMFDAQGAEHQVTYTFTRDATNSQVFTVGIAVDGTPLPAAAYTPAQVTFADNGTVAGVSGSTDKSLSFTAPWVGGGAVTSDLAALAHVNGGSPLNVADQDGYTAGSLQSFALNEDGTIMGVYSNGERQAIGKLALATFNNPSGLVNMGNTSFAIGDNSGVALIGAAGEGSLGTLASGALEMSNVDLSEEFTGLIIAQRGFQANSRVISASDELLQDLVNLKR from the coding sequence GTGCTGCGTTCGATGTTCTCGGCCATCTCCGGCCTGCGCGCCCACCAGACCAAGATGGACACGGTCGCGAACAACATCGCGAACGTGAACACGGTCGGCTACAAGACCTCCAACACCGTCTTCGAGACCACGCTGACCCAGGTGCTGCGCAGCGGGAAGAGCCCCGACGGGCTCGAGGGCGGCGCCAACCCGGCGCAGGTCGGCCTGGGCGTGAAGCTCGCCGCGATCACCACCGACTTCGGCCAGGGCAAGACGCAGAACACCGGCCGCGCGCTGGACTTCATGATCCAGGGCGACGGGTTCTTCGTCACCGAGTCCAAGGGCCAGCAGCTGTTCACCCGCGCGGGGTCGTTCACCTTCGACGGCGCCGGGAAGCTGATCACCGCCGACGGCGCGGTCCTGCAGGGCTGGATGGCCGACCCCACGACCGGCGCGGTCAGCACGAGTGGCCCGCTGCAGCCCCTGGCCGTGTCCTACGGCAGCGTCAAGTCCCCCAACCAGACGGCGACGGCCACGATCGCCGGCAGCCTCGCCCTGCCGCCGACCGCTGCCGGGGCCACCGAGAACCCCAGCGTGACGACCGCGACGATGTTCGACGCCCAGGGTGCCGAGCACCAGGTCACCTACACCTTCACCCGGGACGCCACGAACTCCCAGGTGTTCACCGTCGGCATCGCGGTGGACGGCACCCCGCTGCCCGCCGCGGCCTACACCCCCGCGCAGGTCACCTTCGCCGACAACGGCACCGTCGCCGGCGTCAGCGGCTCCACCGACAAGAGCCTGTCGTTCACCGCCCCGTGGGTCGGCGGGGGTGCCGTGACGTCCGACCTCGCCGCGCTCGCCCACGTCAACGGCGGCAGCCCGCTGAACGTCGCCGACCAGGACGGCTACACCGCCGGCAGCCTGCAGAGCTTCGCGCTCAACGAGGACGGCACGATCATGGGCGTCTACTCCAACGGCGAGCGGCAGGCCATCGGCAAGCTCGCGCTGGCCACGTTCAACAACCCCTCGGGCCTGGTCAACATGGGCAACACCAGCTTCGCGATCGGCGACAACTCCGGGGTCGCGCTGATCGGTGCCGCCGGCGAGGGCTCGCTGGGCACGCTGGCCTCGGGCGCCTTGGAGATGAGCAACGTGGACCTCTCCGAGGAGTTCACCGGCCTGATCATCGCCCAGCGCGGGTTCCAGGCGAACAGCCGCGTGATCAGCGCCTCCGACGAGCTGCTGCAGGACCTGGTCAACCTCAAGCGGTAG